One window from the genome of Streptomyces sp. WZ-12 encodes:
- a CDS encoding sugar phosphate isomerase/epimerase family protein, giving the protein MSDPRRVMWNGTVRSLSLADQLLAAQTAGCEALAITPSDYNRWLGSGISTREMRGMAADAGVGLSHLDPLVRWVAAWEPHLPGGEEFPVETVAFDEDDFFRMAAALGVESFTAWAGFPPGRYSREQLVDAFGGLCRRAAVEGLRCDLEFIPVFGIPDLRSAWDVVRGADAANSGIVFDLWHYMRGGRDDALLETIPGERITGVQLCDADAEVPEGMSLAYDGLNNRKAPGEGDFPVSEIVDVLRAIGGLNSVGLEVFSPAFDAMSAEEVGVRTRAALDAALAP; this is encoded by the coding sequence ATGAGTGATCCGCGCCGGGTGATGTGGAACGGGACCGTTCGGTCGCTGTCGCTGGCTGACCAGTTGCTGGCAGCGCAGACCGCCGGCTGTGAAGCCCTCGCGATCACCCCGTCCGACTACAACAGGTGGCTCGGATCGGGCATCAGCACGCGCGAGATGCGCGGCATGGCGGCCGATGCCGGGGTCGGTCTCAGCCATCTCGATCCTCTCGTCCGCTGGGTAGCTGCCTGGGAACCGCATCTGCCGGGCGGCGAGGAGTTCCCCGTCGAGACCGTCGCCTTCGACGAAGACGACTTCTTCCGCATGGCCGCCGCGCTCGGCGTCGAGTCGTTCACGGCTTGGGCGGGTTTCCCGCCCGGCAGGTACAGCCGTGAGCAGCTCGTCGACGCCTTCGGAGGTCTCTGCCGCCGGGCCGCGGTGGAGGGGCTGCGCTGTGACCTGGAGTTCATTCCGGTGTTCGGCATCCCCGACCTGCGCAGCGCTTGGGACGTCGTCCGGGGTGCGGACGCGGCCAACAGCGGCATCGTCTTCGATCTGTGGCACTACATGAGGGGCGGGCGCGACGACGCCCTGCTGGAGACGATTCCCGGTGAGCGCATCACCGGAGTCCAACTGTGCGACGCCGACGCGGAGGTCCCGGAGGGGATGTCCCTCGCCTACGACGGCCTCAACAACCGCAAGGCGCCGGGCGAAGGCGACTTCCCGGTCTCGGAGATCGTCGACGTCCTGCGCGCCATCGGCGGACTGAACAGCGTTGGCCTTGAGGTGTTCTCCCCCGCCTTCGACGCCATGTCAGCCGAGGAGGTCGGCGTGAGGACGCGGGCCGCTCTGGACGCCGCCCTCGCCCCCTGA
- a CDS encoding lipocalin-like domain-containing protein: protein MSTTQRASPPQAAWDSGLLGTWSLRSIRELNADGTLLAEPYGQQPSGRLHYGPAHQVAVVVPGHADAPAVAYIGDYQADPDGVLRHVVRVGLPPFTEDQVRWARLDGDSLTLSTDHEGRRRIELRWTRA, encoded by the coding sequence ATGAGCACGACGCAGAGGGCGTCCCCACCCCAGGCGGCATGGGACTCGGGCCTGCTCGGGACGTGGTCCCTGCGCAGCATCCGCGAGTTGAACGCCGACGGCACCCTCCTGGCCGAGCCGTACGGTCAACAGCCGTCGGGGAGGCTGCACTACGGACCGGCGCACCAGGTTGCCGTGGTAGTCCCCGGCCATGCGGACGCACCCGCAGTGGCGTACATCGGCGATTACCAAGCCGATCCCGATGGCGTCCTGCGGCACGTCGTCCGCGTCGGATTGCCGCCCTTCACCGAGGACCAGGTCCGGTGGGCACGGCTCGACGGCGACTCCCTGACCCTGTCCACCGACCACGAGGGGCGGCGCCGCATCGAGTTGCGGTGGACGCGCGCCTGA
- a CDS encoding VOC family protein translates to MALHRLTSITLGVPDVEAAAGYYEEFGLTPVGDGTVRRFATQEGGEQLKLAHSARRRLTELGVGVDDQDDLDRVAAGLSRLDVPAQRDATSLRVTDPNSHLTVILEIAPHLEQTPTEQVPYNGPGRPSRPNVRAPGAERTNRVRPRKLGHVVIGSRDQDASQRFFTEGLGFQATDHVPGLASFLRCSTDHHNLLVQKAPVDFLHHTAWEVDDVDEVGRGATAMLEEHPERHVWGLGRHHIGSNFFWYLKDPAGNFTEYYSDLDCIVDDQMWKPSVVDGARGLYNWGPPPPPSFITPEDLAALMTGTHSSR, encoded by the coding sequence ATGGCCCTGCACCGCCTGACGTCGATCACCCTCGGTGTCCCGGACGTTGAGGCCGCGGCCGGCTACTACGAGGAATTCGGTCTCACACCGGTGGGCGACGGGACGGTCCGCCGCTTCGCCACCCAGGAGGGCGGCGAGCAGTTGAAGCTCGCCCACAGCGCGCGCCGTCGGCTCACCGAACTCGGAGTCGGCGTGGACGACCAGGACGACCTGGACCGCGTGGCCGCCGGTCTGTCGAGGCTGGACGTGCCGGCTCAACGGGACGCCACCTCCCTGCGAGTCACCGACCCGAACTCCCACCTGACGGTGATCCTGGAGATCGCCCCGCACCTGGAGCAGACCCCGACCGAGCAAGTGCCGTACAACGGTCCCGGGCGTCCCTCGCGCCCCAACGTCCGTGCCCCCGGGGCGGAGCGGACGAACCGGGTGCGGCCGCGCAAACTGGGCCACGTGGTGATCGGCTCGCGCGACCAGGACGCGAGCCAGCGCTTCTTCACCGAGGGCCTGGGCTTCCAGGCCACCGACCACGTGCCCGGCCTGGCCAGCTTCCTGCGCTGCTCCACCGACCACCACAACCTCCTCGTCCAGAAGGCTCCGGTGGACTTCCTCCACCACACCGCCTGGGAGGTGGACGACGTGGACGAGGTCGGCCGCGGCGCCACCGCCATGTTGGAGGAGCATCCCGAGCGGCACGTGTGGGGGCTGGGTCGGCACCACATCGGGTCGAACTTCTTCTGGTACCTCAAGGACCCGGCCGGCAACTTCACCGAGTACTACAGCGACCTCGACTGCATCGTCGACGACCAGATGTGGAAGCCCTCGGTCGTCGACGGAGCCCGCGGCCTCTACAACTGGGGCCCGCCGCCCCCGCCGTCCTTCATCACACCGGAGGACCTCGCCGCCCTGATGACCGGCACACACAGCAGCCGCTGA
- a CDS encoding fumarylacetoacetate hydrolase family protein yields MRIGRIGGRLALLQDDRALDVEKASDGRFAAEPDRVFERWDEFTRWAEGHSLDDAVPFAPSQVGPPVLRPAQVFGIGLNYRAHVAESGLQSEITSPAVFTKFVSSIAGPYDTVTLPSDRVDWEVELVAVIGRPGHRVPEKDGWSHVAALTVGQDLSERTVQLAGPVPQFSLGKSYPGFSPIGPSLVSVEEFADPDDLALSCALDGEVLQDGRTRDLIFSVPELVARLSAVVPLLPGDLIFTGTPSGVGMGRDPQRYLVPGGTLVSTVEGIGSLANRLVADSGARDAA; encoded by the coding sequence ATGCGCATTGGCAGGATCGGCGGCAGGCTCGCGCTGCTGCAGGACGACCGGGCACTGGATGTCGAGAAGGCGAGCGACGGCAGGTTCGCAGCCGAGCCCGACCGCGTCTTCGAGCGGTGGGACGAATTCACGCGGTGGGCCGAGGGCCACTCGCTGGACGACGCCGTTCCCTTCGCACCCTCGCAGGTGGGTCCCCCGGTCCTCCGGCCGGCCCAGGTCTTCGGGATCGGCCTCAACTACCGGGCGCACGTCGCCGAGTCGGGCCTGCAGTCGGAGATCACCTCGCCCGCGGTGTTCACGAAGTTCGTCTCCAGCATCGCCGGCCCGTACGACACGGTGACGCTCCCCAGCGACCGGGTCGACTGGGAGGTCGAACTGGTCGCGGTCATCGGACGCCCAGGACACCGGGTGCCGGAGAAGGACGGATGGAGCCACGTGGCGGCCCTGACCGTGGGCCAGGACCTGTCCGAACGGACGGTACAACTGGCCGGCCCGGTACCGCAGTTCTCCCTCGGCAAGTCCTACCCGGGATTCAGCCCGATCGGTCCCTCGTTGGTCAGCGTCGAGGAGTTCGCCGACCCCGACGACCTGGCGCTGTCCTGCGCCCTGGACGGCGAGGTGCTCCAGGACGGCAGGACCAGGGATCTGATCTTCTCCGTCCCCGAGCTCGTCGCACGGTTGTCCGCGGTCGTCCCGCTCCTTCCCGGCGACCTCATCTTCACCGGTACCCCGTCCGGGGTGGGCATGGGGCGGGACCCGCAGCGCTACCTGGTGCCGGGCGGCACCCTGGTCAGCACCGTCGAGGGCATCGGTTCACTGGCCAACCGGCTGGTGGCGGATTCGGGCGCGCGGGACGCCGCCTGA
- a CDS encoding nuclear transport factor 2 family protein — MGNRTRDVVNELLKRIGEGDVPAVVELFADDADWEIPGDPEIVPWVGRRTVAGIPDFFRTMGELTDRELFDVERVVVDGPNAVLIGRARVVVRSTGKTIDTPFAVDIVVNPEGRISRYYMFEDSWGVAQAVRP; from the coding sequence ATGGGCAACCGGACACGCGACGTGGTGAACGAGCTCCTCAAGCGCATCGGAGAAGGCGATGTCCCGGCCGTGGTGGAGCTGTTCGCGGACGACGCCGACTGGGAGATCCCCGGGGACCCGGAGATCGTCCCCTGGGTGGGCCGCCGCACGGTCGCCGGCATCCCGGACTTCTTCCGGACGATGGGCGAACTCACCGACCGCGAGCTCTTCGACGTCGAGCGCGTCGTCGTCGACGGCCCCAACGCGGTGCTGATCGGACGGGCACGGGTCGTGGTGCGCTCGACGGGCAAGACGATCGACACGCCGTTCGCGGTGGACATCGTCGTGAACCCCGAGGGCCGCATCAGTCGCTACTACATGTTCGAAGATTCCTGGGGCGTCGCCCAGGCGGTGCGTCCGTGA
- a CDS encoding GntR family transcriptional regulator, giving the protein MAKGNATRTEEVFEGIRSDLLNGELAPGQRLKLIALAERFGVSMSVVREALTRLAEQGLVVSNPQRGFSVMPLSVDDLHDLTRTRVQLESLALRQAIALGGLEWESAVVAAHHTLERTTVDGADGRLNEDWPAAHKTFHQALLSGARSPRLEGVVNALRDNAELYRRWYWALTEDQVRDLVTEHRQLRDLALARDADAAVAALAEHIGRAPRKLIAYAREHDLEDPTHGPTGA; this is encoded by the coding sequence GTGGCCAAGGGGAATGCAACGCGTACCGAAGAGGTCTTCGAGGGGATCCGGAGCGACCTGCTCAACGGGGAACTCGCTCCGGGGCAGCGGCTCAAGCTGATCGCCCTCGCGGAGCGGTTCGGCGTGAGCATGTCGGTAGTCCGTGAGGCACTCACCCGGCTCGCCGAACAGGGGCTCGTCGTGTCGAACCCGCAGCGCGGGTTCAGCGTGATGCCGCTGTCGGTCGACGACCTGCACGACCTGACGCGGACGCGGGTGCAGTTGGAGTCGCTGGCGTTGCGGCAGGCGATCGCCCTGGGCGGTCTGGAATGGGAGTCCGCAGTCGTGGCGGCGCACCACACGCTTGAGCGCACCACGGTCGACGGTGCCGACGGCAGGCTCAACGAAGACTGGCCCGCCGCCCACAAGACCTTCCATCAGGCACTGCTGTCGGGTGCGCGGAGCCCGCGCTTGGAGGGGGTCGTCAACGCCCTGCGCGACAACGCCGAGCTCTACCGGCGCTGGTACTGGGCCTTGACCGAAGACCAGGTACGCGACCTGGTTACCGAGCACCGTCAACTGCGGGATCTCGCCCTGGCCCGGGACGCCGACGCCGCCGTGGCCGCCCTGGCCGAACACATCGGTCGGGCGCCTCGCAAGCTCATCGCCTACGCCCGCGAACACGACCTGGAAGACCCCACGCACGGGCCAACTGGGGCCTGA
- a CDS encoding alpha/beta fold hydrolase has protein sequence MTDLLPEFSHRTVDAEGVRINVRIAGEGPPVLLLHGYPQTHLIWHQVAPHLAAGHTVVLTDLRGYGDSDKPLSGPDHATYAKRSMALDQLLVMRELGFDRFAVVGHDRGGRVGHRLALDHPHAVTALAVLDIVPTRHAFQHAGADFGLGYYHWYFLAAGNNIPEHLIGADPGFWVRTRMGARHHGGTPFNSVAQDAYVRCFSDPAAIHASCEDYRAAASIDLVHDEADATAGRRVTCPLLALWGEHSFVGRHYDVLDVWRAYATDVRGQALPCDHYVPEEAPEATAGLLQAFLRDR, from the coding sequence ATGACCGACCTCCTCCCTGAGTTCTCCCATCGCACCGTCGACGCCGAGGGTGTGCGCATCAACGTACGGATCGCGGGTGAGGGCCCACCGGTCCTGCTGCTGCACGGCTATCCGCAGACACATCTCATCTGGCACCAGGTCGCCCCTCATCTGGCCGCCGGGCACACCGTGGTTCTGACCGACCTACGCGGCTACGGCGACAGCGACAAGCCCCTCTCCGGCCCGGACCACGCCACCTACGCCAAGCGCTCGATGGCGCTCGACCAACTACTGGTGATGCGTGAACTGGGCTTCGACCGCTTCGCCGTGGTCGGCCACGACCGCGGCGGCAGGGTCGGACATCGACTGGCCCTGGACCATCCGCACGCCGTCACCGCGCTCGCGGTCTTGGACATCGTGCCGACCCGCCACGCCTTCCAACACGCCGGCGCCGACTTCGGACTCGGGTACTACCACTGGTACTTCCTCGCCGCCGGCAACAACATCCCCGAGCACCTCATCGGCGCCGACCCGGGATTCTGGGTCCGCACCCGCATGGGCGCCCGCCACCATGGCGGGACCCCCTTCAACTCCGTGGCACAGGACGCATACGTGCGCTGCTTCTCCGACCCCGCAGCCATCCACGCCTCATGCGAGGACTACCGCGCAGCCGCGAGCATCGACCTTGTCCACGACGAGGCGGATGCGACCGCGGGCCGCCGCGTCACCTGCCCGCTGCTGGCCCTGTGGGGCGAACACAGCTTCGTCGGCCGCCACTACGACGTACTCGACGTCTGGCGCGCGTACGCCACCGACGTACGCGGCCAGGCACTTCCCTGCGACCACTACGTTCCCGAAGAAGCACCCGAGGCGACCGCAGGGCTGCTCCAGGCATTTCTCCGCGACCGGTAA